From Stegostoma tigrinum isolate sSteTig4 chromosome X, sSteTig4.hap1, whole genome shotgun sequence, a single genomic window includes:
- the LOC125448253 gene encoding NGFI-A-binding protein 2-like, whose product MSLPRTLGELQLYRVLQKAHLLPYYNSFIQQGGDDVQQLTEAGEEEFLEIMALVGMATKPLHVRRLQKALQEWVVNPVVFNQPLASVPLSSFSASKLINSSSRESKKRPVSSSSTGAAPAKQVKHRLSFINASARSISPNPPSDGRETFSGQECQPPEPDSSLPGDDPTCPRDSPTQLDLATAQTIAESVQHIMNAFPKSYPAEILKLNKRLAKSVGPIFQEEDIGKSSGRFEWKRGNAGQLSKHKLTNNEAAAPFCMVDSNLLIGRVDFLSLAGLVAQRQARLNSDEVNGPTVKNRKLENHLESGLRPMLIQSRTECIKHQGKASAGPRGIKEEDTGSQSRDILSGQMEEAESGTYLKTVIQPLQYQE is encoded by the exons ATGTCTTTGCCACGGACCCTTGGTGAGCTCCAGCTGTACCGTGTCCTGCAGAAGGCCCATCTGCTGCCCTATTATAATTCCTTTATCCAACAGGGAGGGGATGATGTGCAGCAGCTCACTGAGGCGGGAGAGGAAGAGTTCCTGGAAATCATGGCCCTGGTTGGCATGGCGACGAAGCCTCTCCATGTGCGAAGGCTCCAGAAGGCCTTGCAGGAGTGGGTAGTGAACCCAGTGGTTTTCAACCAGCCTCTGGCCTCTGTTCCACTCAGTAGCTTCTCTGCGTCAAAACTGATAAATTCATCTTCACGGGAGTCAAAGAAGAGAccggtcagcagcagcagcacaggCGCTGCTCCTGCAAAGCAAGTCAAACATCGGCTGAGTTTCATCAATGCGTCAGCAAGGAGCATCAGCCCCAACCCGCCGTCCGATGGGAGGGAAACGTTTTCTGGCCAAGAGTGCCAACCGCCAGAGCCTGACAGCAGCCTCCCAGGGGACGACCCCACATGTCCCCGAGACAGCCCCACCCAACTGGACCTTGCCACAGCGCAGACCATTGCAGAGAGCGTCCAGCACATAATGAACGCCTTCCCCAAAAGTTACCCCgcggaaattttgaaactgaacaAAAGGTTGGCAAAATCCGTCGGTCCCATCTTCCAGGAGGAGGATATCGGGAAGTCCAGCGGGCGATTCGAGTGGAAGCGCGGGAACGCCGGGCAGCTGTCAAAACACAAG TTGACCAACAATGAGGCGGCTGCTCCGTTTTGCATGGTGGACAGCAACTTACTGATTGGGAGAGTCGATTTCCTTTCACTGGCTGGACTGGTGGCTCAGAGGCAAGCACG ATTAAACTCAGATGAAGTCAATGGTCCCACTGTGAAGAATAGGAAACTTGAG AACCACTTAGAATCTGGCTTGAGGCCAATGTTGATACAGAGTCGAACAGAATGCATCAAACACCAAGGCAAAGCTTCAGCAGGGCCCAGAGGCATCAAAGAGGAGGATACTGGAAGCCAATCCAGGGATATCCTCTCTGGACAAATGGAGG AAGCAGAGAGTGGGACATATCTGAAAACTGTCATTCAGCCTCTACAATATCAAGAATAA